GGATTTTTTTTATTTCTGCTAAATCCGTTAAATCCGCTTACTAAATCCACCCGCTTACTATTAAAAATCTGCTTCCTTAATCTTCTACCTGCACAGGTCGAAAAATTTCTCTTGAAAAATTATACTATAAATGTTATAATACCTAAAACCGGGGTGAAAGATGAAATCAGTTGCAGAATATCTATGGTTTGATACTCAGACTAAACGGGCGTATATCAACATTACACCTCAAGTAGAAGAATTAGTGAGGAAAAGTGGGGTTAAGGAAGGGTTATGTCTGGTAAATGCTATGCACATCACTGCCAGTGTTTTTATAAACGATGATGAACGAGGATTGATACAGGATTATGATGATTGGTTAGAGAAAATTGCCCCTCATAACCCGACATCGCAATATCGACATAATCGCACTGGTGAGAATAATGCTGATGCCCACATGAAACGCCAGATAATGGGAAGAGAAGTAGTGGTGGCGATAACAAATGGTAAGTTAGATTTTGGGACCTGGGAACAAATATTTTATGGCGAGTTTGATGGCCAGAGAAAAAAACGGGTTCTGGTAAAAATTATTGGAGAATGATTTTATGAATGTTACCTTTGAAACACTTAAGAAAC
The nucleotide sequence above comes from bacterium. Encoded proteins:
- a CDS encoding secondary thiamine-phosphate synthase enzyme YjbQ, which gives rise to MKSVAEYLWFDTQTKRAYINITPQVEELVRKSGVKEGLCLVNAMHITASVFINDDERGLIQDYDDWLEKIAPHNPTSQYRHNRTGENNADAHMKRQIMGREVVVAITNGKLDFGTWEQIFYGEFDGQRKKRVLVKIIGE